A single window of Tautonia marina DNA harbors:
- a CDS encoding amino acid adenylation domain-containing protein: MSVVEIATVIAPQNALKWTDAGRASSTTVPGIGWTPSLFRRQVAGNPSRIAVESRSRSLSYAELDQWTDRLALALSQSGVRPGVLVGLALPRSVEAIAAMLAVMKAGGAFLPIDPDYPTARQAFVLKDADVPLVVSSAEIAPNLPVSGASVVTLDDLERVAEPSALELKPGRVDDLAYAIYTSGSTGRPKAALLTHRGIGPLYEAQAPAFGIGEGTRVLQFAALGFDAMISEVFVTLLAGGTVCVAEAEDLVPGDALAQTLRDRRIAVVTLPPTVLGLLPRGDYPDLRTLVVAGEACPASLASEWSVGRRLINAYGPTEATVCASLYPCPEGPQPAPPIGKPLAYVEALILDDSGRPVPDGEEGELFLGGPSLAEGYLRRPELTTERFVVHRNEEGSARRLYRTGDRVRQRHDGHFEFLGRLDEQVKIRGIRIEPSEVRDVLERHPQVRAAAVLPEGQGADRRLAAFIVPESVGQLSLDDLRAHLRANVPIHLMPGRMSLVNDLPRTDHGKLDHRALLDSVRDRPRRARPEEERTLPSAPRDPRELLVARVWKDLFDREVEIHDDFFEIGGDSLAAMDLLSRLHRESGVALSIAAMMQRPTVAGLAEALSHRRSPDDWSPLVPIQDGGNRPPLYCIHPGGGNILCYVDLVRALGQDQPLFGLQAPGVDDDRTPMTSVEAMADAYLEAIAAVQPRGSIRLCGWSFGGVVAYEMARRLAEEGNPPERLLLIDAGFLHSFAILRALIPSETPLFQFLGARRDGIFPEFRRHAEASKIVPPGASERQIRRIFEVFMANVEALYSYRPEPYSGGRISLLMAEDYLANRRRDPLDEWRRLSDDLDIATVPGNHLTMMRPPHVDALARAIADRVGPSSIEISFDRHSS; the protein is encoded by the coding sequence TTGAGCGTTGTTGAGATCGCCACTGTGATTGCTCCCCAGAACGCGCTGAAATGGACCGATGCGGGTCGGGCGTCTTCCACAACCGTCCCCGGAATCGGATGGACCCCCTCACTGTTTCGCCGCCAAGTGGCCGGGAATCCGTCTCGGATTGCGGTCGAAAGCCGCTCTCGATCACTCTCGTATGCGGAACTCGATCAGTGGACCGATCGCCTCGCCTTGGCGCTGTCCCAATCTGGCGTGAGACCGGGTGTGTTAGTCGGCCTGGCCTTGCCGAGGTCGGTTGAGGCGATTGCCGCAATGCTCGCAGTGATGAAAGCGGGAGGGGCGTTTCTGCCGATCGATCCCGATTACCCAACGGCCCGGCAAGCGTTTGTCCTGAAAGATGCCGACGTTCCACTCGTAGTGTCGTCCGCCGAGATTGCTCCGAACCTGCCGGTTTCCGGGGCGAGCGTGGTCACGCTCGACGATCTGGAACGGGTTGCTGAGCCTTCCGCACTGGAGTTGAAGCCGGGCAGGGTCGATGATCTCGCCTACGCCATTTACACGTCCGGATCGACCGGCCGGCCGAAGGCGGCGCTGCTAACCCATCGGGGCATCGGTCCGCTCTACGAGGCCCAGGCCCCGGCCTTCGGCATTGGCGAGGGAACACGCGTGCTGCAATTCGCGGCGCTCGGGTTCGATGCGATGATCAGCGAGGTTTTCGTCACGCTCCTTGCGGGGGGGACGGTCTGCGTGGCCGAGGCCGAAGACCTCGTGCCCGGCGATGCCCTGGCCCAGACCCTCCGCGATCGGCGGATTGCCGTGGTGACCTTGCCGCCGACGGTCCTCGGGCTCTTGCCTCGGGGAGACTATCCGGATCTGCGCACGTTGGTCGTTGCGGGAGAGGCGTGCCCGGCGTCGCTGGCGTCGGAATGGTCGGTGGGCCGTCGGTTGATCAACGCCTACGGCCCGACCGAAGCGACCGTGTGTGCCTCGCTCTATCCGTGTCCGGAAGGTCCTCAGCCGGCCCCTCCGATTGGGAAACCTCTGGCCTATGTCGAGGCTTTGATTCTTGATGATTCGGGTCGACCGGTGCCCGATGGCGAGGAGGGAGAGCTTTTTCTGGGGGGGCCCTCGCTGGCCGAGGGCTACCTCCGCCGACCGGAACTCACAACCGAGCGGTTTGTGGTTCACCGCAACGAGGAGGGATCGGCACGACGGTTGTACCGCACGGGAGATCGGGTGCGGCAACGTCACGATGGCCATTTTGAGTTTCTGGGACGCCTGGATGAACAGGTGAAGATCCGAGGCATTCGGATTGAGCCGTCCGAGGTTCGGGACGTTCTCGAACGCCATCCCCAGGTGAGGGCCGCGGCGGTTTTGCCCGAAGGACAAGGGGCCGACCGACGCCTTGCCGCCTTCATCGTTCCCGAGTCCGTCGGTCAGCTTTCATTGGACGACCTCCGAGCGCACTTGCGCGCGAATGTTCCGATTCATTTGATGCCGGGTCGAATGAGCCTGGTGAACGACCTTCCTCGGACGGATCACGGAAAACTTGACCATCGCGCCTTGCTCGATTCCGTGCGCGATCGGCCGAGGAGGGCGCGACCCGAGGAAGAACGGACTCTCCCGTCGGCCCCAAGAGATCCAAGGGAGTTGCTGGTGGCGAGGGTCTGGAAGGACCTGTTCGATCGCGAGGTCGAGATCCACGACGACTTCTTCGAGATTGGTGGCGATTCGCTCGCGGCCATGGATCTGCTGAGTCGGCTTCATCGGGAGTCCGGGGTGGCGCTCTCGATTGCCGCCATGATGCAGCGTCCAACCGTGGCTGGTCTCGCGGAAGCCCTGTCGCATCGACGATCTCCGGATGACTGGTCCCCTTTGGTCCCGATTCAGGACGGAGGGAATCGTCCGCCCTTGTATTGTATCCACCCTGGAGGCGGGAACATTCTTTGCTATGTCGACCTGGTTCGCGCGCTCGGGCAGGATCAGCCACTCTTCGGGCTCCAGGCGCCGGGAGTCGACGATGATCGAACCCCGATGACCTCGGTTGAGGCGATGGCGGACGCTTACCTTGAGGCCATTGCCGCGGTCCAGCCCCGGGGCTCGATTCGATTGTGCGGTTGGTCGTTCGGTGGAGTGGTTGCTTATGAAATGGCGAGACGGCTGGCGGAGGAGGGAAATCCCCCCGAGCGACTCCTCCTGATCGACGCCGGATTCCTGCATTCGTTCGCCATTCTCAGGGCCTTGATTCCGAGTGAAACCCCCCTGTTTCAGTTTCTCGGAGCCAGGCGCGATGGAATTTTCCCGGAATTTCGCCGCCATGCCGAAGCCTCGAAGATTGTTCCTCCGGGAGCTTCGGAGCGGCAAATTCGGCGGATTTTCGAGGTCTTCATGGCCAACGTCGAGGCCCTTTATTCGTACCGGCCCGAACCGTACTCGGGAGGTCGGATTTCCCTGCTGATGGCCGAGGATTACCTCGCCAATCGGCGTCGAGATCCGCTCGATGAGTGGAGACGGCTGAGTGATGATCTGGACATCGCAACTGTTCCCGGGAATCACCTGACGATGATGCGACCGCCTCACGTGGACGCACTGGCTCGGGCAATCGCCGATCGGGTTGGTCCTTCGTCAATCGAGATATCCTTCGATCGTCAC
- the ettA gene encoding energy-dependent translational throttle protein EttA — translation MPPQYIFSIERLSKNHGKKEVLKDITLMFYPGAKIGVLGPNGAGKSTLLRIMAGEESEYLGVARPAPGATIGYLSQEPMLNPEKDVLGNVEEAVAPLRALLKRYDEINMRLGEGPDADEMDALLNEQADVQDGIEAANGWELDRRLEIAMDAMRLPPSDADVSTLSGGERRRVALCKILLQRPDILLLDEPTNHLDADSVLWLERALQEYPGMVVAVTHDRYFLDNVAQWILELDRGRGIPFEGNYTGWLEQKQARLEKEEKQDRSRKKTLERELEWIRMSPRARVSKNRARIQRYEQLAAEEAERRDEPVTIQIPPGPHLGDLVVEAEGVSKAFGDRILFENLNFRLPPGGIVGVIGPNGAGKTTLFRMIVGQEKPDSGTLRVGDTVKLSYVDQNRDALDPDKTIFQEISGGLDQIELGKRKVPSRAYVSWFNFRGPDQEKKVGRLSGGERNRVHLAKLLTTGGNLLLLDEPSNDLDVDTLRALEDALLDFSGCAVVISHDRWFLDRIATHILAFEGDSQVVWCDGNYETYLDQRRERLGIEADQPHRIKYKSLVRG, via the coding sequence ATGCCGCCTCAGTACATTTTCTCCATTGAACGTCTGTCGAAAAATCACGGGAAGAAAGAGGTCCTGAAGGACATCACCTTGATGTTCTATCCGGGGGCGAAGATCGGCGTCCTCGGTCCGAACGGGGCGGGCAAGAGTACCTTGCTGCGCATCATGGCCGGCGAGGAATCCGAGTATCTGGGCGTGGCCCGGCCCGCTCCCGGCGCGACGATCGGCTACCTGTCTCAGGAACCGATGCTCAACCCCGAGAAGGATGTGCTCGGGAACGTTGAGGAAGCCGTTGCTCCGCTCCGGGCCTTGCTCAAGCGGTATGATGAAATCAATATGCGCCTTGGAGAAGGTCCCGACGCCGACGAGATGGACGCATTGCTCAACGAACAGGCCGATGTGCAGGACGGCATCGAGGCCGCGAACGGCTGGGAACTGGACCGCCGCCTCGAAATCGCCATGGATGCCATGCGGCTGCCACCGAGCGATGCTGACGTCTCGACCCTCTCGGGTGGTGAGCGCCGCCGCGTCGCGCTCTGCAAGATCTTGCTCCAGCGGCCCGATATCCTCCTGCTCGACGAGCCGACGAACCACCTTGACGCCGACAGCGTCCTGTGGCTCGAACGAGCCTTGCAGGAATATCCGGGGATGGTCGTGGCTGTGACCCACGACCGCTACTTCCTCGACAACGTCGCGCAGTGGATCCTGGAGCTCGACCGCGGCCGGGGCATCCCCTTCGAGGGCAATTACACCGGCTGGCTCGAACAGAAGCAGGCTCGGCTCGAAAAAGAGGAGAAGCAGGACCGCTCCCGAAAGAAGACCCTGGAACGCGAGCTGGAGTGGATCCGGATGTCTCCCCGGGCCCGCGTCTCCAAGAATCGCGCCCGAATCCAGCGATACGAGCAACTGGCGGCCGAGGAGGCCGAACGCCGGGACGAGCCGGTCACGATTCAGATCCCCCCGGGGCCTCACCTGGGGGATCTCGTGGTCGAGGCCGAAGGGGTCTCCAAGGCATTTGGCGACCGCATCCTGTTCGAGAACCTAAATTTCCGGCTCCCGCCGGGTGGCATTGTCGGGGTGATCGGCCCCAATGGGGCGGGCAAGACCACCTTGTTCCGCATGATTGTTGGCCAGGAGAAACCCGACTCCGGGACGCTCCGGGTCGGTGACACGGTCAAGCTCTCCTACGTCGACCAGAACCGCGATGCGCTCGACCCGGACAAGACGATCTTTCAGGAGATCAGCGGCGGGCTCGATCAGATCGAGCTGGGCAAGCGAAAGGTGCCATCGCGAGCCTATGTCTCCTGGTTCAACTTCCGGGGGCCGGATCAGGAGAAGAAGGTCGGTAGGCTTTCCGGCGGCGAACGGAATCGGGTCCACCTGGCCAAGCTGTTGACGACTGGCGGCAACCTCTTGCTGCTCGACGAGCCGTCGAACGATCTGGACGTGGATACGTTACGGGCGCTCGAAGACGCCTTGCTCGACTTCTCCGGCTGTGCCGTGGTTATCAGCCACGACCGATGGTTCCTCGACCGCATCGCCACCCATATCCTTGCGTTCGAAGGGGATAGTCAGGTGGTTTGGTGCGACGGGAACTATGAAACCTATCTCGATCAGCGCCGGGAACGGCTCGGCATCGAGGCCGACCAGCCGCACCGGATCAAGTACAAGAGTCTTGTCCGAGGCTGA
- a CDS encoding metal-dependent hydrolase family protein, with product MKLAQGWTVIENGQLIDGTGAPAVPDGTVVIENGRIAYAGPRAKMPPDLAPPNAERIDARGGTIMPGLVEAHFHPTYFNVAELADLDIKYPVEYVTILACANAKLALECGYTAARSGGSLHNIDVWMKKAIEEDLIPGPRLAASGREICGAGGLMDWNPDHMKLGMEGLILLINGPEEGRRAVRKLVKDGVEWIKTYPTGDAAAPDTADHHTLCMTFDEMAAVVSEAHNYRRKVTGHCRATEGIKNALRAGFDCLEHGTFMDQEALDLLLERDVPVVPALQFEYASVVKGPELGMPQAVVDGHQETLDGGAESARMILKAGGRIGMGGDYGFAWNPHGDYAKELTFFVEHVGYTPMETITCATKTGAEIMGRADEFGTLEPGKLADVLVVEGDVLGNIRLLEDRSRFLAVMQGGVIKAGRLAGGSPDRSLGTEPEAAIGSAS from the coding sequence ATGAAGCTCGCGCAGGGCTGGACGGTCATTGAAAACGGGCAGCTCATCGACGGAACCGGAGCCCCGGCGGTGCCCGATGGCACGGTGGTGATCGAAAACGGTCGCATCGCGTATGCCGGCCCCCGGGCCAAGATGCCCCCGGACCTGGCGCCGCCGAACGCCGAGCGGATCGACGCCCGAGGCGGCACGATCATGCCGGGGCTGGTCGAGGCCCACTTTCATCCGACCTATTTCAATGTGGCCGAGCTGGCCGACCTCGACATCAAGTATCCGGTCGAATATGTGACGATTCTCGCCTGTGCCAACGCCAAGCTCGCGCTCGAATGCGGCTACACTGCGGCCCGGAGCGGCGGCAGCCTCCACAATATCGACGTCTGGATGAAGAAAGCGATTGAGGAGGATCTCATTCCCGGCCCTCGACTGGCGGCCAGTGGTCGGGAAATCTGCGGCGCGGGCGGTCTGATGGACTGGAACCCGGATCACATGAAGCTTGGCATGGAGGGCCTGATCCTCCTGATCAATGGTCCCGAGGAAGGACGCAGGGCGGTCCGGAAACTCGTCAAAGATGGGGTCGAGTGGATCAAGACCTATCCGACGGGGGATGCCGCCGCCCCTGACACTGCCGATCATCACACCCTTTGCATGACCTTCGACGAGATGGCGGCCGTGGTCTCCGAAGCCCACAACTACCGCCGCAAGGTCACCGGCCATTGTCGGGCGACCGAAGGCATCAAGAACGCCCTCCGGGCAGGGTTCGACTGCCTGGAACATGGCACCTTCATGGATCAGGAGGCACTCGATCTCTTGCTGGAACGTGACGTTCCGGTGGTGCCGGCCTTGCAATTCGAGTACGCGAGCGTCGTCAAGGGACCGGAACTCGGCATGCCGCAAGCGGTGGTGGACGGGCACCAAGAAACCCTCGACGGCGGGGCGGAAAGCGCTCGAATGATCCTCAAGGCCGGCGGGCGGATCGGCATGGGGGGCGACTACGGTTTCGCCTGGAATCCTCACGGAGACTATGCCAAGGAGCTAACGTTCTTCGTCGAGCATGTTGGGTATACCCCAATGGAAACGATCACCTGCGCCACCAAGACCGGGGCCGAGATCATGGGCCGAGCCGACGAGTTCGGCACGCTCGAACCCGGCAAGCTGGCCGATGTGCTGGTGGTTGAGGGAGACGTGCTCGGCAACATTCGGCTGCTGGAAGATCGCTCCCGGTTCCTGGCCGTTATGCAAGGAGGAGTGATCAAGGCCGGTCGACTGGCCGGAGGATCGCCCGATCGCTCCCTGGGAACGGAACCAGAGGCTGCGATCGGTTCGGCGTCTTGA
- the hisS gene encoding histidine--tRNA ligase, whose product MIDPRVASGLRDIPPSAMIPRERMLETLRKTFASFGFVPIETPHIERMEVLTGKGAGSDEVLRQIFEVTNKGGTPGELALRFDLTVPLARFVARHVDQLGTPFKRYAIGSVFRGERPAKGRFREFTQCDFDTVGTESVVADAETAQVIHDSLTAIGLDGFTLCLNNRKILDGLLDSFGVIDRKAAVLRALDKLGKIGRDGVLSELTATESTGDSLSDDHARSLLDFVEQGKGRGQTVLPMAESRLGSHVTAAEGIANLRQVLDLLDAAGVPQHRLTIDLGLARGLDYYTGIVFETTVDGWERFGSISSGGRYDDLASLYIKRRLPGVGASIGLDRLIALMEEAKRLPTSATTVPVLVAQFPGVNPSTPVRLAARLRAAGIGAEVYPEPISIGKQMGYGSTRGHTLAVIVGPDEDAKQVFNLRILATRHEDKGLAWSTLEDSIRSALGILEQNASQEPIPPGPRG is encoded by the coding sequence ATGATCGATCCCCGCGTTGCCAGCGGGTTGCGGGACATCCCCCCCTCGGCCATGATCCCGCGCGAGCGGATGCTGGAGACCTTGCGCAAGACGTTCGCCTCGTTCGGTTTTGTGCCGATCGAGACGCCCCATATCGAACGCATGGAGGTCCTCACCGGCAAGGGGGCCGGCTCGGACGAAGTCCTCCGGCAGATCTTCGAGGTCACGAACAAAGGGGGCACCCCTGGCGAGCTTGCCCTGCGGTTCGACCTGACCGTCCCTCTTGCCCGGTTCGTCGCCCGGCACGTCGATCAGCTCGGCACTCCGTTCAAGCGCTATGCAATCGGCTCGGTCTTTCGCGGCGAGCGTCCCGCCAAGGGCCGATTCCGGGAGTTCACCCAATGTGATTTCGACACCGTCGGCACCGAGAGCGTCGTGGCCGATGCCGAAACCGCGCAGGTCATCCATGATTCGCTGACAGCCATCGGCCTCGACGGCTTCACCCTCTGCCTGAACAATCGCAAGATCCTCGATGGCCTGCTCGACTCATTCGGCGTCATCGACCGCAAGGCCGCCGTGCTCCGGGCCCTCGACAAGCTCGGCAAGATCGGCCGGGACGGTGTGCTCAGCGAGTTGACCGCCACCGAATCGACCGGCGACTCTCTCTCGGACGATCACGCCCGCTCGCTGCTCGACTTCGTCGAACAGGGCAAAGGCCGCGGTCAGACCGTCCTGCCAATGGCCGAGAGCCGCCTCGGCTCGCACGTGACCGCCGCCGAGGGGATTGCCAACCTCCGTCAGGTGCTTGACTTGCTCGATGCCGCCGGAGTTCCGCAACACCGGCTGACGATCGACCTCGGCCTTGCTCGCGGCCTCGACTATTACACCGGCATCGTCTTCGAAACGACCGTTGACGGCTGGGAACGCTTCGGCTCGATCAGCTCCGGCGGCCGTTACGATGACCTGGCGAGTCTTTATATCAAGCGACGCTTGCCCGGTGTCGGGGCCTCGATCGGCCTCGACCGCCTGATCGCCTTGATGGAAGAAGCGAAGCGGCTCCCCACCTCGGCCACCACGGTTCCGGTCCTCGTCGCCCAGTTCCCAGGGGTCAACCCGAGTACCCCGGTTCGCCTCGCCGCTCGCCTTCGAGCGGCCGGAATCGGGGCCGAGGTTTACCCCGAGCCCATCTCGATCGGCAAGCAGATGGGCTACGGCTCGACCCGAGGCCACACGCTCGCCGTCATCGTCGGCCCCGACGAGGACGCGAAGCAGGTCTTCAACCTCCGCATCCTCGCCACCCGGCACGAAGACAAGGGGCTCGCCTGGTCCACGCTCGAAGACTCGATCCGAAGCGCTCTGGGCATCCTTGAGCAGAACGCATCCCAAGAACCCATCCCGCCCGGCCCCAGAGGTTGA
- a CDS encoding ATP phosphoribosyltransferase regulatory subunit, which produces MTAEPSATVPDPVAHREAPIAQVRGTRDWMPGDFAAIARLERTLMDHFAAAGFEAIRTPILEVTELHERKSGASIVSKLFELADGPGRLCLRPELTASVVRAYIDAPEPAPLPWRVCSSGPVFRFERDPGPTRYREFTQAGVELLGAAGPEADAEVIALAIDAAKAVGLDDVTVRVGHTGLIVEVLERCGLPTAAVSSLVEHLSDAAAEGRNVRALESALERLSGWLQGDAEQEAESVLPAIDRADDPGVDRLFRHLVPRVTGRRTGHEIVGRLRKKWALGHSLGATLERVRDRVHALAELRGPAVEVLQGLEQGYAALAPGTIRSFYAMLDVLEARGIPPERIELDLGFGHGIGFYSQMIFDLSISTPSGPLGVCHGGRYDGLARVLGSDRDPHGVGFAFGVERLYHALETRSQ; this is translated from the coding sequence ATGACCGCCGAACCCTCCGCAACCGTTCCTGACCCGGTGGCTCACCGCGAAGCCCCGATCGCTCAGGTCCGCGGCACCCGGGACTGGATGCCTGGCGATTTCGCCGCCATCGCCCGGCTCGAACGGACCCTGATGGATCACTTCGCCGCGGCCGGTTTCGAAGCGATTCGCACTCCGATCCTCGAAGTCACCGAACTTCATGAGCGCAAAAGCGGCGCCTCGATCGTCTCGAAACTGTTCGAGCTGGCCGACGGACCCGGCCGCCTCTGCCTCCGCCCCGAGTTGACCGCCAGCGTCGTTCGGGCGTACATCGACGCCCCCGAACCCGCTCCCCTTCCCTGGCGCGTCTGCTCCTCCGGCCCCGTCTTCCGGTTCGAACGCGACCCGGGGCCGACCCGCTACCGGGAATTCACTCAGGCCGGGGTCGAACTGCTGGGCGCAGCCGGCCCGGAAGCCGATGCCGAGGTGATCGCCCTGGCAATCGACGCCGCGAAGGCCGTCGGCCTGGACGACGTGACCGTCCGGGTCGGCCATACGGGTTTGATCGTCGAGGTCCTGGAACGCTGCGGACTCCCCACCGCCGCCGTCTCCTCACTGGTTGAGCACTTGAGCGACGCCGCCGCCGAAGGGAGGAATGTTCGGGCCCTGGAATCGGCCCTCGAACGCCTGTCCGGATGGCTCCAGGGTGATGCCGAACAGGAGGCCGAGTCGGTCCTGCCCGCCATCGACCGGGCCGATGATCCCGGCGTCGATCGTCTCTTTCGCCATCTTGTTCCCCGAGTCACCGGACGCCGCACCGGGCACGAGATCGTCGGCCGCTTGCGCAAGAAATGGGCCCTCGGCCATTCGCTCGGCGCGACGCTCGAACGGGTTCGCGACCGCGTCCACGCCCTGGCCGAACTTCGGGGGCCGGCCGTTGAGGTCCTTCAAGGGCTGGAGCAAGGTTACGCGGCGCTGGCCCCCGGCACGATTCGAAGTTTTTACGCCATGCTCGACGTGCTGGAAGCCCGTGGCATCCCTCCCGAACGGATCGAGCTGGACCTGGGCTTCGGACACGGCATCGGGTTTTACTCGCAAATGATTTTTGATCTCTCGATCTCGACCCCCTCCGGTCCCCTGGGCGTCTGCCACGGTGGCCGATACGATGGCCTCGCCCGCGTCCTCGGGAGCGATCGCGACCCCCACGGCGTCGGGTTCGCCTTCGGTGTCGAGCGGCTCTATCACGCGCTGGAGACTCGCTCCCAATGA
- the hisG gene encoding ATP phosphoribosyltransferase — translation MSQENGNPAIDPIRIALPSKGHLYEGAVDLLKAAGYKVRRASDRQYEATIGGHPRFHVVFMRPTDIVVQVQEGRCHLGVTGMDVFAEHQDEATDAVVVEADLGYGGCRLVVAVPESWIDVTHMLDLVDLTTEFKDSGKAFRVSTKYGTLTEAHFRRWGIYHYQIIHSDGALELHPTLGISDIIVDLTSSGTTLKDNRLREIEGGKVLDSASCLIGHAPSLQRLIDEGDTGPLALLLDGLDGVRASESQLLLEVVGGPEEGHQAAAVSAFLAHQGAQHVVRGEAWDERGRSCWRVTALAPAGRIASFQRELIRLGARRVVGMPTRFLFDAEGPPSTFDRLREQLAAQSAR, via the coding sequence ATGAGCCAGGAGAACGGGAACCCCGCCATCGACCCCATCCGCATCGCCCTCCCCTCGAAAGGGCACCTGTACGAAGGGGCGGTTGATCTGCTCAAGGCCGCCGGCTACAAGGTCCGGCGCGCGAGCGATCGCCAGTACGAGGCAACCATCGGCGGCCACCCGCGCTTTCATGTCGTGTTCATGAGGCCGACCGACATCGTCGTGCAGGTTCAGGAAGGCCGATGCCACCTGGGCGTCACCGGCATGGACGTCTTCGCCGAGCACCAGGACGAAGCCACCGACGCCGTCGTCGTCGAGGCCGACCTTGGTTACGGCGGTTGCCGCCTGGTTGTCGCCGTGCCCGAAAGCTGGATCGACGTGACGCACATGCTCGATCTGGTCGATCTGACCACCGAGTTCAAGGACTCCGGCAAGGCCTTCCGCGTCTCGACCAAGTACGGCACCCTGACCGAGGCCCACTTCCGCCGCTGGGGCATTTATCATTATCAGATCATTCATTCCGACGGCGCACTCGAACTGCACCCGACCCTCGGCATCTCCGACATCATCGTCGACCTGACCAGCTCGGGCACGACCTTGAAGGACAACCGGCTCCGGGAGATCGAGGGGGGCAAGGTCCTCGATTCGGCCTCCTGCCTGATTGGCCACGCGCCGAGCCTCCAGCGCCTGATTGACGAGGGTGACACCGGTCCGCTCGCCCTCCTGCTCGACGGCCTCGACGGGGTCCGGGCCTCGGAAAGTCAGCTCCTGCTCGAAGTCGTCGGCGGCCCCGAGGAAGGGCACCAGGCCGCCGCTGTTTCGGCGTTCCTCGCCCATCAAGGGGCGCAACACGTCGTCCGTGGGGAAGCCTGGGACGAGCGGGGCCGATCCTGCTGGCGCGTGACGGCGCTTGCACCTGCCGGGCGGATCGCCTCGTTCCAACGCGAGCTGATCCGCCTCGGCGCCCGTCGCGTGGTCGGCATGCCCACGCGATTCCTCTTTGATGCCGAAGGCCCGCCGTCTACCTTCGACCGGCTCCGGGAGCAGCTGGCCGCTCAATCCGCCCGGTAG